Below is a window of Humulus lupulus chromosome 9, drHumLupu1.1, whole genome shotgun sequence DNA.
AACTTCTTAATAAAGCCTCAATACATGTAAATATTtcgaattttttttcaaataaaactctgaaaatgtaaagaaagaaaaaaaaaaacttcaccTCTCTCTATAGACTGCCAAAGCGATCAGTAGTAGTACATAGCTTCTGAAACATACATCATCACTCTCTTGAAAactcaaaaaagaaagaaaaactaaaaataaaagtgaaaaagaaGTTTTATTTCTCTTCAAGGAACTTCAGATTCTTGAAACTCTCTTCTCATATATACTCAACTCTCTTCTCACATTAcatctctctctcccttggtaCCAAAGAAAAAGTGTGTTTAAGTTTAAGTTAGAGGTAAAAGATAGTGTATTATTTTGTTCTAAGTATAGTTTGTTAGTTGGAATAAGTAGAGAAAGTATTAAAGGTCTCATCTTTTGCCTTCTTGGAGAGCCAAAATGAGAAAGAACTACTTGCTATGGTTTTTGCTCTGCGTTTTGGTCATGAATAGCTATCTGGGTATGTCTCTTTTCActtttttatttatgatttttttattttattttttgtgtttaaataatgttttggaCTTTGGAATATATGTTTTAGTGTTTGAATATGGCTCTGTTTATTGGTTTATTTTGGTGGATCTTCTTATTCAGAAGCTGACACTGTCAGGGTTAAGAGGGTTTTGCTCTTCTatgtttttttgtttaaaaacaAAATACAGAGGAAAATAagtgttttttattattatttttagataGGGAaggaaaatattatcaatatattTATTATGAAGTTGAGATGAACTCTTCATCTTAGAACTATACCTTGTCTTCAAGCTTGTTCTTCTCACTAATTTAGTATTAATGTAAATCTTTCTTCCCTAGAAGAGTATGATATGGAGTATTGGTGCTTAGAGATTAATGAGAATGAGGTTTAAAAAAgggtttttttttgtattaaaaaaaattaaaagaagttTATTTAGCCATTTATTTTACagcgtatatatatttatataatatatataaatcgtATGCAATGTCATTTTGTTCTGTGTTACATTCATAATAATGAGAAGCTGATCTAAGAACTTGTCATGGCATGATATTATTAAACAATAAAATGATTTCCattaacttcttcttcttcttcttcttcttatttttttatatatatttattttttattatttaaacttTAAAGATCAACATTTGTAGGATAGTCACAAATTATCAGATTTAATACCACCAACCCAAATTTTTTGCCAAAGTTCATTGTTTGATAGCTGATTAAAGCCAATGTTGTACTTGTAAGGTCAGGTCCTACTAGATGTTCCTAGCTTTAATACTATATGCTATTTTTAGTTCTTATTTCCATTTTGCTGATTTAGATATGTCTATGTACAAAGATTGATAAAATTGTTTTGCCTCATTGAATAGGTTGTTTGACttattttccctctcttttcaaTTATGACACTATCTACCCACTTTTTCTAATgtgaaaaacaaaaatatatagtTGTATTATACATCACTTCATATATTCTCATAGTACATTGCTCATATACACGTTAATATATATTTCCTCCATAAATTATATCTTATGGCTAGTCACCTTTCGAATTGTCCTATGATAGGAgaatataaaaattataaaatacaaAGTCCACTTTACTTCTTAAGTACTCCTGACTGGATGCTATATATTAATGGAATCAAATTAATTAACTTATATGCATACGTTAGGCATCACTAAAATGTATCAAAAGTACATTTAAAACAGTGAAAAAGTCCAACATTTGTATAGTATAAAGAAATATACCATAATCTTGTTCTAtgctttccttttctttttaaatagttgTCTAGTTGATGAATCAACATAAACCATATATGTCAGTGTTTAGATTCATCTTGACTACTTTTCAACTATGTCATATTTTAAAACTTAGTTTTGCCAGGTGAATTCGCCGAGTGACTTGTGTTCATGCGGTtttttggtaactattttttgtACTTAACCAACCGAAGCCGAATAATTTGTGTTCCTAATAAAAATTGAAATGCATTGttaaatttctttttctttttataaagAAGTGATTGAATCATCGTAAgattgaaaaaaaatacaaagtagtAGAGGGATTGCATCCATTTAAAAAGGTCCATTGTTTAGCCAAAGGGCATATAAAGTTAAAATATGTGTAGCTACAAAACAAAAACACTTATATATGTGTCTTGGAAATTTAGACAATAAGCTTCTAAAATACACCCAAAAAAGTAATTCCAAGCAATTAGTTATTATTATAGTGATGAAACATCTTCTATTTTCCCAATGAACAATTATGTTTATTGTTTATGAATTTTTGTAGTTGTGACAAAAGGAAGTGTGGTGGTGCAAGAGAAGGCAGATGCAGCCATGCCAATAACTACATTATCACCACCAGAAGGCAACACAACATTTCTTGATGGCATAACATGGTGTGTGGCCCATGCTGGGGTCTCTCAAATTGATCTGCAGAATGCATTGGATTGGGCCTGTGGGCTTGGAATGGCTGATTGTAAGCCCATCCAAGAGGGGGGCCCATGTTATCAACCAGACAATCTTGTCTCTCATGCTTCCTATGCTTTCAATAACTATTATCAACAAAATGGGAATTCTGATATTGCTTGCAATTTTGGTGGAACTGCTGTTTTAACCAAAAACAATCCAAGTAAGCTAAGCCTTCACGCTTTTTCTATTCATATTATAAATTGTTTAATAATAGATCCAATGAGATTTACTTTTTATATCTTTTTTTAGGTGGTTTTCTTCaagtatataaataaataatgaagtaGGCTATACTTGGTTGAACTATTCTTTtgttttattacttttttttttttgggctgGAACTTTTGTTTTATTACTTAGAAAAGTAGTTTTTTGATTTCATTAAAAAAGTTAAGACTCCATTGCTCTCCCACTTATAAAAAAGCAAGAAAGTACCATTTGAAACTTTATGTGATATCTTGTTACTTTCCATGAACAACTTAAGATGCACTTTATGGAATATATATAATTGGAATTATGACTCAATTTTGTTctcattgaaaaaaaatatatatatatagcatattAGTAACATTATTGTTAAGTTAAAAAGAATGGTATATCAAACAAATAAGGAAAAAGTAAAAATAACTTTGCAATATATGGTTATATATAAACACTGATTTAGCTTTATTATCATGTATTACTACAGGTTATGGAAAATGCAACTATGCAGGACCAGGGTAATGGGCCAAATATAGCATTTTCTTTTTCATGTtagttgttttattttgaattattttttccttttttttatatatattaatcaaaAGAGAATATTGTTGATGTGTTTTCAGATCTGTAAGTTCAACCTCAGCACCCTCACTTTTCATTTTGAAGAACTCTCAGAGCTTTGTTTGGTGGAAACTTGCAGGGACACTTCTATTGCTTTTGTATTTGGGAAGGTAACATCCTTTGGGAAAAGAAAaaagaaccaaaaaaaaaacacaatgttGGGATCCAATCCAAGCATCTGATCTGATCATTAGAGATTATTGTGATTTTTGTATTTGGGATTTGCCAAGTTATACCTTTGCTCTAGGTTTAGGAATCTAAATATAGCTATGCAAATCTcaccttttctttattttatttttgtaatctcTTGCACTTTATTTTGTCAAGGAGTTGTAATAATGCATCTCCtccttatttatataaatatatatgttagCCCTAGTTGTTTAAATCTAGCTGTGATTATCTATATGTATATTTAATATAATTcattatctctttttttttttttttaaaaaatagtaaTTAACTCTAtagttataatttatttatttatttttgtgccaacaaaaaaaattgtgattaattgtgatggtATTTTTGTAGTTAATTGTAGTGAATAAAATGtgacaacaaaacccaacaagctTTTGATTAGTTATTGACATTCATTGCACGTTTGAATTACTTACTAATTTCTTGCCATGGAACTGGTAGATAATTCCTGCAATCAAACAGTTCCAGCAAAAAGAAACAACCCAGAATACAGCAGAATGGTTGAAATGTAATGAAATTGCATTAAGTCTCAATAGGACACTAGGAATTCAAGAGCCTAGCCTCTCCCAAGTTTCTGGTTACACAATCCACATCTTATACACGTCATGTTCTCTCCTTATATTCTAGTTCCCAGCTTGGAATCTTACACCTCCCCTCACCATAATTTCCCGCTGCCCCTCATCCCAGCTTTGTTCCCATGTTTCCTAGCATAAACAAAAGTTATTGGTGGCCTATCAATACCCCCGCTAGAAGTTTCACCTTGTCCTCACTGGTCTTGAATCACCGAAAAATCTTCCCAAGTGGCTTCAAAATCTGGCAAATTACTCCACTTGATGAGCACTTGTGGGGACTCCGTATGTGTGCCTGGCCGAACCTCCAAGAGCTCCTCCGGCTCCAGCAGCCACTCCAAATCATTCGTTAATCCAGGAGGAATTGAGCTAGCCTGCT
It encodes the following:
- the LOC133801852 gene encoding major pollen allergen Ole e 10 → MRKNYLLWFLLCVLVMNSYLVVTKGSVVVQEKADAAMPITTLSPPEGNTTFLDGITWCVAHAGVSQIDLQNALDWACGLGMADCKPIQEGGPCYQPDNLVSHASYAFNNYYQQNGNSDIACNFGGTAVLTKNNPSYGKCNYAGPGSVSSTSAPSLFILKNSQSFVWWKLAGTLLLLLYLGR